Genomic DNA from Shewanella woodyi ATCC 51908:
AAAAAAAGCAATTGGCACTTCAGCAGCCATTGGACTCCCCATCTCAGTAGCAGGAACATTAGGCTACTTAATTCACGGCTGGAATAGTACTTCACTTATAAACTATGCGGTCGGTTATATTTATCTCCCAGCGGTACTCTTAATTTCTATAACAAGTTTTTTAACGGTACCTTACGGGGTTAAACTGGCATATTACCTTCCAGTTACCATACTCAAAAAAATGTTTGCGCTACTGCTTATTCTCATTAGTCTCAATATGGTTATATCAATACTTGATTGAGAAAGTTGAACAATAAATAGGAAATAAATAGGGCCACCCACAATAAATTGTGTTGAATACTTCCATGTAAGCTCGACGACAGCATCTGACCCAAAAGGATGTGGGAAATGCCGGAAAATGTAGGGAACATTTCTGGCCATGCTGTCAAAACTCGCAGCCGCACCTACACCCGTTCATTTGTCTCTTCGATTTATCTTTACTTGGTAGGGTTTCGTAACTGATTACTGCCCCAAAGTTGGCTAACCTTCGAATGAAGGCTGATTACATTTTCTTGTTTAGCTTCTGGCTGGTTTGATATTTGGTGTTGTGTTTGAAGGTTGTACCTTCATTGTTATCTATCGCCTCCAGCGGGGGAATATGCAGTTACTTCTGCGAGACGCTGTGAAGCCATCCATGGCCGCTTTACGGTTTCATCCTTGAAACCAAAACTCGCAGCCGCATCTACACCTGTTCATTTTTCTCTTCGATGTGGCTTTATCTCTTTATGTCTTAGTGTCAGTAATTTTCCCTACGCAGCACTGACCTCTATGTAATGCTTTTTCTCATCAGTCGGGAAGATACGGGGGCTGTCTAGCAATGATTCTATAGCAACCATAAGAGAATTAAGGCGTTTCTTGTGGATGGAAGAGCATTGATTGGTGAGTGATTCATGTAGTATTGTAATGTCGCTCATGGTGTTGTTCTAGTTTGTTTTTGGCCAGATTAATTAGCTCAAACAGCACCATGCGTGTCTACTAATTGATTGTAAAAAAATTATCTGGGGACTTCCTAGCTGCGGGCGTTATATTTTCACTCAATAGTCTGCAATATCGCAGGTAAATTTAATTAATAAAGGAATACTAATGAAATTTATAAAAAGTACTTTAGCAATGGCAACTTGTTTCTATCTAGCGGGTTGTGCATCAGGCGCTCAAGTAGAAAATATGATTTATAAGGGCGATAAGCATGAATACTCTTCTGAAATTAAAGAAAATGTAATGCTATCTTCCGTGACTGGCGGAGAAGAAACGAACCCAGTGTGGACTTCGGAAATCAGTGATGAAGCATTTTCTGGTGCCATAAAACAGAGTCTAAAAAATGAAGGGCTATATTCAGAAGATGGTAAATACGATTTATCTGTTGAAATGCTGGAAATAGATCAGCCAAGTTTTGGGTTTGATATGACAGTTACTACAATCGTTAAATATGTTCTAACAGATAAAGCGTCTGGTGAAGTGATTATTGACAAGGAAGTAAACGCACCTTATACAGCTACTGTAGGAGATGCCTTCTCTGGAGTAAAAAGGTTAAGATTGGCTAATGAAGGTTCTAGTCAAGAGAATATTAAAGGGTTGCTTGCTTTATTGTCTGAGTTAAATTTAGGCATCGACCAAGTAAGTATGGCCAAATAAAAAGCATAACAAAAGACTATGGCGTCAATAGCTAAATGCATAACTTTGGCGCTTCCCTTACTCGTCCCTAGAAAAGCCATCTCACAGCATTGAAATTAGCAAAATCCAAAAAACCATACCTTTTTACAACATCAAACACTTCTTATTAAAGAGCAACTAGGTCGTAACTAATCGGCTGAAGTCGAAGAGATAAACACTCAGGTGTGAATGCAGCTGTGGGCGTTGGTGGCAAGGCCGTTCTATGACATCCTGTCACCACGGCATTTGTGAATCCATTCACATCAGATGCCACCGTCGAGCGTATAGGGACATATTTATAGCGCCCCGCAGAAGTATTTACACATCGGCATGCTGCAAGCAATTGATTAATATAGAGGTTACGGTTCCCTATAAACCTCTAAACACCAAAACCAGCCCAATGAAACCAATCAAAAAGATATTTAATGGGCTTATTATCCGATAAGCCCCTAAGTTTCTGTTATCAACTGCAAACTCGCAAACTCACGATAAAGCTCACTCGATTGCATCAACTCTTGATGAGTTCCAGTTGCGACTAGCTCTCCCTTGTCCATCACAAGGATCCTATCGGCATTGAGTACCGTTGCTAGGCGATGGGCGATGATCAGTGTGGTCTTGCCCTCCATCAAGGTTTCCAGCGCTTGCTTAACCTGCTGCTCACTGATGGCATCTAGTGCACTTGTAGCTTCATCGAGTAGCAGTATCGGCCTGTCGGCAAGTATGGCTCTGGCAATGGCGACACGTTGCTTCTGGCCGCCGGATAACCTAACGCCGCGTTCACCTAAATAGGTCTGGTAACCATCACTAAACTCATTGATAAATTCATGGGCTCGAGCGGCCTTACACGCTGCGATCACCTCCTCCTCGCTGGCATCGAGTCTGCCGTAACGCACATTCTCTAGCACACTCATGGCGAAGATGACCGAGTCTTGTGGAACAAGGGCATATTGCTGACGCAGATCTTGAAGCTTCAACTGAGCAATGTCGACCCCATCTAGCTCTATTGCACCACCGTTTAAGTTGTAAAATCTCTGCAGTAGCTCAAACAGGGTACTCTTCCCCGCGCCACTCTCCCCCACTAAAGCAACCCTTTCACCGGGCTGAATATTAAGTGATAAACCGCGGATCACCTCATCACCTAATACTGCTTTGCCGCCACCCTCGCGGATATTTTGATAGGCGAAACGCACCTCTTTTAACTTAAGGCCACCTGTGACCTTAGCCGGTAACAACAAAGGCTGCTCGGCATCAGGAATATCCACAGGGGCTTCTACCAGTTCAATCAGGCGCTCGGCTGCACCAGCCGCTCTTTGAATTTCACCAATCACTTCACTGATGGTGGCAACCGAGCCCGCCACCATCACAGCATAAAACATAAATGCAGACAGCTCGCCGCCAGTAATAGCTCCAATCATCACATCCTGCGCGCCAACCCAAGTGACCAATGAGATAGCTAAAATACTGAGAAACATCACAGTGGAGATTAAGATAGAGCGGTATTTTATTCGGCCACTGGCCGCACTCATCACAGCTTCGACACGGTCGTCAAACAGAGATCTATCCCGCGCTTCATGGGTATAAGCTTGTACTGTGTGTATCTCGTGCAGGGTTTCATCGACATAGGAGCCCAGATCCCCCACTCTATCTTGGCTCTGACGGGAGAGATCTCGCACCTTACGTCCAAAGAAGAAGATAGGTCCTAACACTACTGGTACCGCAAGCAACACTAAGCCAGTCATCTTCAAACTAGTGATCGCCATCATCACGATGCCACCAATTACGGTCACACTTGCCCTAAGCGCCATTGAGAGACTAGAACCGACGACTGATTGCAGCAGAGTTGAGTCAGCAGTAAATCGGGATATCACCTCGCCTGTTCGCAGCTTGGCATAAAAGGCTGGTGAGAGTTTAAGTAGATGATCATACACTTTTAGACGAATATCGGCGCTCACCCGCTCACCCAGCCAGGTCATCAAGTAGAATCGACAAAACACTGCTGAGCTGCTGACGGCTGTGATGCCGATAACTAGGAAGATTATCTGATTCAACCTCTCACCATTATCTTGCAGAAACCCCTCATCCACCATCAAACGAACTCCTTGACCTAAAGAAAGCCAAGAAAGAGAACCGATAAACAGAAATATAATGGCAGCGATAACACGAGTTTTATAGGGACGAAGAAAACCGCCTATCCAGGGAAGTACCGCACGTTTAGCTGACTTATCCCTGTCAGAATGAGTCGGAGCCGTTGCTGTTGTATTTGAACTTACATTCATGGACGCAGAGGAGAGATCTTGGCTCAAGGCTATATCCTTAGGGCAATAACATTAGGAGGTTTTACTAGAATAACAAAACCCACGTATGAACGTGGGTTTTGTTTGTATCAGAAGGTTATTTTTAGATTGCTGCTGTTGAGCTTGTAAACTCAGACTTGGCTGGAGCGCCATGGTGGCCATCGCGCTTCCAATTTACATCAAGTAGTTCAGAGCCTGTCAGGCTAAACGCTTGACCAAAGCCCTTCACATAGAGCCCTTGCTGAGGATTCAATTTAAACAGATTAAAATCACTCAATTTAGCTAGATTATCTATCATCTCACCAAATCGTGCCGAGAGTGCTTCCACCCCCTTGTCGAATCCTAGACTATCTCTTGCAACTAGCTCAGCCACAGCATCGAAAGTGAGTCGCTTACGAGCGAAGACACTTTTAGCCTCCGTCTCATCTTCAAGTAACATCACAGAGACCATTGAAGACTCTTTAAGGTTTACACCATGACGAGCTAGCTCACTGACCAGTATATAAAAGCCGTCATCAGCCAGTGCAAAAGGCGCATAGCTTGCGTTGGGCACACCCGCTTTATTTTGAGTCGCTAACTGTAACGTCGAGCGCTCAGCTTTAAAACTCTCTATCTCAGGCAGCAATCTCTCCCTTAGACGTTGATTTTTCTCTTGAGTAGACACTCCACTCTCACTACTTTTCAGCTCTTGTGACATAATTTTCTCTCTTACGCTATTTTGTAAAGCTAGGCCGCAATGGCTCGCTCCTTCAATGCATTAAAACGAGTCACCTGCTCAGGAAGGAGAACTCGGTTACTGTCCCGTCCCAGATACACCTTAAAGATCATCTCCCCCTCACTGCCAAAGAAGTTGATTGAGTGACTCTCCTTTCCTCTAAATGGACGGCTCACCAGTGCAATAGCTGTAAGACCATCAAGACTCAGATGACCGTGCAGACCATTACCTTGAGTGATCAAGTTGTAATAGCCATAGGCATACTTCCCCTGTGGAAAATCTCCCTTAAATTCAAAAATACTGCCTGAGACTGAGACTATGGTGGTCATTGGCCCCCAGTGAGGCAAACAGGAAAGCAGTTCATCTTTATCTACTAATGGAAATAGACAGACCTGCTCTTCGGGCAGGGCAGATACAACCACCAATTCAGAAGTTCCAAGTTCGGCAGCGGCCTGACTTGGCATCGCATTGGGGTGACTGTCGAAATACTCACGTATCACATCATTACTGGGCTGCATCAATTGACTCCATTTTTAAAGCTAAAACCGACGAGCAAGGCCTGACCCTTGCTCGCCGATCCGCTCTTGTAAACTAAAAACTAGTACTAGACCATGCTAGAAACGGTAACGGGCAGAGAGCTTCATGTTTCGCCCCTGTTCGTAGAGAGTCTGCCATGCTTGGCGATACTCCTCATCACCGATATTTTCAATGGCAAAGTCGACACGAAGACCCTCAAATGTTCCCATAGCAGGCTCCCATGCTAAGTAAACATCCCACAAAGTGTATGAATCGTAATCTTGCTTGTTCTCGCTTGGTAGTTGATCTTGCTGGGCCACATGGGTAACACGTGTGCCAAGCTTCATATCTCCCTCCATGATCCCCTGTGAGAGATCTACGCCAAACTTCTTAGCTGGAATATTGCTTAAGTACTCATCAGAGCGCTTATCTTTACCCTCTGTCTGACCATAGTTAAGTGTCAGACGAGTCTGGTTAAAGCGGTAACGTGTCTTAAACTCAAACCCAGTAAGACGAGCTTCGTCGACATTATTCCAAGAGGTTGTTTGCTCGAGCCCTGGAATACCCATAAGCGGGTTTGATACCGATTGCTCAATAAAATCGTCAACATCATTTCTAAAGACGTTAAGGGTGATCCCTAGCTCATCATTACCCGCTAAATCGGTGAAATGAAGATCGGCTTTCAGCTCTTTATTCTTCGCCTTTTCAGCCTTTAGATCGGGATTGATCTCGAAGGTGTTACATAAACCGCCGGGCAGAAAGCCTGGAATTGGCGGAATGCAGTAGTGGGTGCCTGTGGAGTACATCTCCTCAAAACTCGGCGCACGAAAAGCCTCATCGTAACGTGCACTAAGGGTTAGCCAAGAACTGGTATTCCACACAAGACCTAAAGAGGGAGACCATGCTGTGTCATCTGAAGATTTTGACAGCGTTTTGCTTTCATTTTCAAAAGTGTCGTATCTAAGTGCTGGCTCTAACGACAGTGAGTCTGTCAGTGTCACCTGCGCCTTAGCAAACGCCCCCCAAACTGATGTTTCACCATCAATATCACCTGGGCGCTGCCCCACCTGACCAGCATCATCTCTGACTGTTTTTATCTTGTCCTGATAACCATCGACACCATAGGTCAATGTTGTGCCGCCAAAGATAGAGCTGTTATTAATACTAAAACCTAAGGTCTCATATTCGGTGCTATCGATTTGGCCCTTAGTGACTCTGTCTTCATCATAATCTGTGCTGTTCCAGTAAAGCGTACTCTTGATATCTAAGTAAGGGTTACTGCTGGGGTTAAAGCTATGCTCTAAGGTGAAGTTTTTATCTTTCGTTTTACGCTTAACAAGCGGGACAGAGCTGCCCACTTCAGCCGCAGGATTACTAGGCACCAACTCGTCTGTATCTGAGAATCGAGCTGAGAACTGCAACCGCTGTTCATCACTTGGCTCCCAACCAAACTTCATCAAGCCACTGCTTCTTTGTGAAGCACTGTTTGCTAAGGTTTGATCTCTGCCTATCTTGATATTATTACTGTCGTTATAGCTCCCATTAATCAACCAATCAAAGCGATCTGCAACACCATAAATTGCACCGCTGGTTTTTACATTATCGCCATTAGTTTCATAACCTTGTTTAAGGTAACCGCCAAAGCTCTCACCTTCATCGAGCATCTCTTTAGCTGACTTGGTATTTTGCGCTACCACACCACCAATAGCACCACTCCCCCACAAGCTACTGGCTGGACCGCGAACTACCTCAACCGAGCTTAGGAGCTCAGGATCCATAAAATAAGTTCCTCTGTGCCCTGAGGCCGTATTTTGTCTGGCACCATCTATAGTCTGCAGAACTCGCTGCCCCCCCAAGCCTCGGATCTCAACCCCTTGTGATGAGGCTCGGGGGCCATTACTAACAGTGACATTGGCTTCATTTTGCAATGCTTCTGCCACAGATGCAGGCTGCGCCTCTTGTAGCTCCTCTTCATCGACAACTGCAACGCTGCGGCTACTTTGTGATGCTTTTTCAGCTATTCGAGTAGCAGTCACTAGTACTTCATCAAATTCAGTTACTTGTTCAACTTGTTGGGCGTAAGCAGTTGAGCTAAAAGCCATGGTTAGTGCAACCACAACAGGCTTCTTGGTCATCATCTTCATCTTCGAGTTCTCAGTTTTATGCAGTTATATGTAAGGTATATGTGGTTATAAGGTCTATTTTTGGCACTCTACCTGAGAGTAAAAAATATATCAAATGAAAATCATTATCATTTGCGATCTTATTTCTATTCGTATATCTTGAATGGGTAATAAACAAAGAAGCCCAGCAAACATGACACCTAAACGATATTTTACCTTTGCCTGTTTAACTGCCCTCATTCAGGGTGGGGTCATAGCATCTCAAGGAAAACCACCACAGCTCCCAGCTGGGGTAGCGATGGGTTCACTCCAAAGTGTGAGCATCGCACTCTCTACACCTGCCGCTCAGGCATCACAAACTGTAGATAGTAAGCCTGTAGAGAAAAAGGTGGATCAAACAGCCGAGATAAGCACAACACCTGAGCCAAAGAGTAAACCCAGCACTCCGAAAACAGTGGTGCATCAAGTCGCTAAACATAAAAAGCAGGTTGAACAAAAGAGGATAGATAACAATTCAGCCTCACAGACTAAACCGAAAAGTAAAATAACTGAGCTTAATCAACAAGCTGACACAGAGACATTAATCGCTGATACAGAGCCCAAAGCAGACTTAGCCTCCAAACAAGTCGAGGCCCAGGCGAAACAGGGAGTATCACAAGCCAGTATCGCCCTGAGCCGCCCCACTTTTTCGGTGCCTCCATCACGGCCCAGTTACCCTAAACTGGCCAGAAAACGAGGATTTGAAGGAACTGCAACTATCGAAGTGATGTTTAATCAGATAGGAGAGCAACTCTCCCTCACCTTGATCAACAGTTCAGGCTTTAACCTACTGGATAGGGCTGCTTTGAGCGCAGTAAAGAGCTGGCAATTCGCGGCTCCATCACCACAAACAGCCTACGCCTATACCGTGAGAGTGCCGGTTAAATTTGCCCTTAACTAAATAAGCTGAAGATTAGTCATATCATCAAGGAACGCCCCATGCCCCACTCGCTTTATCACACTCTGAGTGAACAGTTAGGTTATCTCACCTGGCCGCTGTTTATCTGCGCTTTCATCACCTTGATGATCATCTTGGAGCGACTAGCTCTTATGCTGTTTGAGCTGCCTAAACGTGATACTTGGCTAACTAAGCTTAGAGAGGGAACAAGTAGCGCTACCTCGGAGCAGTGTCAGCAGCTATTAACCCAGCTAAGCAGAGGCAATAGCATGTTGGCTAAAGGCAGCTATCTTCTACTCACACATAGGGATCAGAGCCGCGAGATGCGCGAAGAGATCATCAATCTGTGGCTGCTAAAACAGCGTGGAAAACTGCAATCGGGACTAAAAGTACTGCAGGTGATGGGGATCATCACTCCCCTACTTGGATTATTGGGGACTGTGCTTGGACTGATAGAGATGTTTAACCAACTTGGATTATCACAAGGCCCAGTAACGCCAGCGCAACTCGCATCTGGGCTAGGGTTAGCCATGAATACCACTGCGGCAGGACTTATTATCGCCGTACCTGCAATCACCTTAGCTCACCTATTCACCCTCTGGGCAGAGCAGCGCTGCAGTAATATCGCCCACGGACTTAACCAGCTAAACCTCTGGCTAGATGGTTTTGATCAAGCCATGAAAATAGGTCAAGAAGCTGCTGGCCACCAACAGATAATGACGCAAACCAGTTTAGACAAGATTCAGGAAAACAGGCCTGAGAGCACCACATCATGATAGAAGTTAAACATGAAGGAAATAACACGATTTCTGGACTAGATCTCACGCCTCTAATCGACATCATCTTTATCGTTTTAGTCTTCTTGCTGCTCACCGCTAACACTCAGCTACTTAGCCTACCAGTGGATGTTCCCACAGAGTCCAGTGCTGAACTAACCCCGATAGATCAAGTTGAAAATATCACGATTAATGTTCTTGCTACAAAGCCTCACTGGGCACTCGACGGAATACCCTTTGAGCAGTTTACAGAGTTTGAACACGCCTTTATCAAGCAGTATCAGCAACAGAGCGAGGCCAAGGTGATTATTGCCGCTGACAAAACTGCGCCAGTCCAACCTTTAATGGCTTTACTTTCACTGCTGCAGAGGCAGCAGATAACCAATACTCAAATTTTGATGGAACAGTAACCAACAGTTCCATCAACACATCTATCGATTTGGAGAGATATCATGTTAAACAAGACGAAATTAAATGGCTTTATTCCGCCGAAAATAGTCGCCACAACCTTGCTTTGGGCTGGGCTGTCAGCTGGCGTTTCGGCACATGATGCAGAGCATCATAATGAAGTCACTCGCCTTATCAGTGCGGGAGCAGGTATGACAGAGCTGGTCATTGCACTCGATGCTGGCGATGAGCTCGTTGCAGTCGACTCCACCAGTCAACTTCCTGAAACCTTTAGCTCGGTAGAGAAATTGGGTTATCACAGAATGCTATCAGCTGAAGGGATTTTAGCCTTAGAGCCAGACTTGGTCTTGGGAAGCGATGCCATGGGGCCGGAAACCACCTTAGAGGTACTAGAAGGCGCCGATATTAAAGTCGTAAAACTTGCAGGGGCGGAAACTGCAGAGCAACTGCTAAGTAATATTAATAGGCTAGGTGAACTGCTAGACAGGCAGAAGCAGGCTGAGACACTTAAATTTCGTGTTGCCCAATCCTTCGATTCAATTAAGCAAAAAAGAGTGAGTATTACAGGTTCTGACAAGGTTCCCTCTATCCTGTTTATGTTGCTGCAAGATGACAGGCCCGTTCGTGTTGGCGGTGAAGGAACAGCTGCCGATACCATCATTAAGCTCGCAGGCGGAAAAAATATCGCAGACTTTGTTGGCTACAAAAGTCTCTCTCAAGAGGGAGTACTAGCGCTTCAGCCGGATCTTATCTTAATTTCAAGCCGCTCAGAGAGTGAGGAGCAGAGCGCGCCAGATAAAGTCTTAAAGCAGATGCCGCTGCTTATCCACACTCCCGCGGGTGAACATAAGATGATCCACAGCTTAAAGGCACAGGCACTGCTCGGAGGATTAGGTCTAAGCTCGCTCGAAGCCGCTGATAAGTTAGCAAGCAGTCTTATTGAGATACAGAAGTATTAGTCGATCTCAAATACAGCAAACTTTAGAGAAAGATAACTACTATGGAAAATCGCGCCTGGCTTTGGCCTAGTATCCTTACTTTTTTAGTGATCACTTGCCTACTATCGATTGTGACTGGACCACTACAGATAGCTCCCTTGACCAGTTTCAGTGCGGTGCTGAACTGGGCAACACATTTAGAGCTTGGCGCTGTCGCTCCCCACGAACAGCTCGTCATTAATAACGTTCGCCTTCCTAGGACACTGCTGGCCATGACTGTCGGTGCAACGCTAGCTCAATGTGGCGCCGTGATGCAGGGGCTATTTCGCAACCCTTTGGCAGATCCCGGGATCATAGGCGTTTCATCCGGCGCTGCTCTTGGCGCTGCTATTTGTATCGTGCTTTTCCCTGGAAGTGGTGAGTACTCAGTCGCCTTCGGGGCATTTATTGCAGGCCTAATTACGACACTGGTGGTTTATCGTTTAGCCAGTAGTTCATCGGGAACCTCTGTCGTCCTGTTGCTACTTTCCGGTGTCGCTATTGCAGCCTTAGCAGGGGCTGGTATCGGTTTACTAACCTACTTGGCTGATGACATGGCACTTAGGGATTTAACACTGTGGCAGATGGG
This window encodes:
- a CDS encoding ABC transporter transmembrane domain-containing protein, translating into MNVSSNTTATAPTHSDRDKSAKRAVLPWIGGFLRPYKTRVIAAIIFLFIGSLSWLSLGQGVRLMVDEGFLQDNGERLNQIIFLVIGITAVSSSAVFCRFYLMTWLGERVSADIRLKVYDHLLKLSPAFYAKLRTGEVISRFTADSTLLQSVVGSSLSMALRASVTVIGGIVMMAITSLKMTGLVLLAVPVVLGPIFFFGRKVRDLSRQSQDRVGDLGSYVDETLHEIHTVQAYTHEARDRSLFDDRVEAVMSAASGRIKYRSILISTVMFLSILAISLVTWVGAQDVMIGAITGGELSAFMFYAVMVAGSVATISEVIGEIQRAAGAAERLIELVEAPVDIPDAEQPLLLPAKVTGGLKLKEVRFAYQNIREGGGKAVLGDEVIRGLSLNIQPGERVALVGESGAGKSTLFELLQRFYNLNGGAIELDGVDIAQLKLQDLRQQYALVPQDSVIFAMSVLENVRYGRLDASEEEVIAACKAARAHEFINEFSDGYQTYLGERGVRLSGGQKQRVAIARAILADRPILLLDEATSALDAISEQQVKQALETLMEGKTTLIIAHRLATVLNADRILVMDKGELVATGTHQELMQSSELYREFASLQLITET
- the hutZ gene encoding heme utilization protein HutZ, which encodes MSQELKSSESGVSTQEKNQRLRERLLPEIESFKAERSTLQLATQNKAGVPNASYAPFALADDGFYILVSELARHGVNLKESSMVSVMLLEDETEAKSVFARKRLTFDAVAELVARDSLGFDKGVEALSARFGEMIDNLAKLSDFNLFKLNPQQGLYVKGFGQAFSLTGSELLDVNWKRDGHHGAPAKSEFTSSTAAI
- the hutX gene encoding heme utilization cystosolic carrier protein HutX, with translation MQPSNDVIREYFDSHPNAMPSQAAAELGTSELVVVSALPEEQVCLFPLVDKDELLSCLPHWGPMTTIVSVSGSIFEFKGDFPQGKYAYGYYNLITQGNGLHGHLSLDGLTAIALVSRPFRGKESHSINFFGSEGEMIFKVYLGRDSNRVLLPEQVTRFNALKERAIAA
- a CDS encoding TonB-dependent hemoglobin/transferrin/lactoferrin family receptor — its product is MTKKPVVVALTMAFSSTAYAQQVEQVTEFDEVLVTATRIAEKASQSSRSVAVVDEEELQEAQPASVAEALQNEANVTVSNGPRASSQGVEIRGLGGQRVLQTIDGARQNTASGHRGTYFMDPELLSSVEVVRGPASSLWGSGAIGGVVAQNTKSAKEMLDEGESFGGYLKQGYETNGDNVKTSGAIYGVADRFDWLINGSYNDSNNIKIGRDQTLANSASQRSSGLMKFGWEPSDEQRLQFSARFSDTDELVPSNPAAEVGSSVPLVKRKTKDKNFTLEHSFNPSSNPYLDIKSTLYWNSTDYDEDRVTKGQIDSTEYETLGFSINNSSIFGGTTLTYGVDGYQDKIKTVRDDAGQVGQRPGDIDGETSVWGAFAKAQVTLTDSLSLEPALRYDTFENESKTLSKSSDDTAWSPSLGLVWNTSSWLTLSARYDEAFRAPSFEEMYSTGTHYCIPPIPGFLPGGLCNTFEINPDLKAEKAKNKELKADLHFTDLAGNDELGITLNVFRNDVDDFIEQSVSNPLMGIPGLEQTTSWNNVDEARLTGFEFKTRYRFNQTRLTLNYGQTEGKDKRSDEYLSNIPAKKFGVDLSQGIMEGDMKLGTRVTHVAQQDQLPSENKQDYDSYTLWDVYLAWEPAMGTFEGLRVDFAIENIGDEEYRQAWQTLYEQGRNMKLSARYRF
- a CDS encoding energy transducer TonB; protein product: MTPKRYFTFACLTALIQGGVIASQGKPPQLPAGVAMGSLQSVSIALSTPAAQASQTVDSKPVEKKVDQTAEISTTPEPKSKPSTPKTVVHQVAKHKKQVEQKRIDNNSASQTKPKSKITELNQQADTETLIADTEPKADLASKQVEAQAKQGVSQASIALSRPTFSVPPSRPSYPKLARKRGFEGTATIEVMFNQIGEQLSLTLINSSGFNLLDRAALSAVKSWQFAAPSPQTAYAYTVRVPVKFALN
- a CDS encoding MotA/TolQ/ExbB proton channel family protein, with the translated sequence MPHSLYHTLSEQLGYLTWPLFICAFITLMIILERLALMLFELPKRDTWLTKLREGTSSATSEQCQQLLTQLSRGNSMLAKGSYLLLTHRDQSREMREEIINLWLLKQRGKLQSGLKVLQVMGIITPLLGLLGTVLGLIEMFNQLGLSQGPVTPAQLASGLGLAMNTTAAGLIIAVPAITLAHLFTLWAEQRCSNIAHGLNQLNLWLDGFDQAMKIGQEAAGHQQIMTQTSLDKIQENRPESTTS
- a CDS encoding ExbD/TolR family protein; translation: MIEVKHEGNNTISGLDLTPLIDIIFIVLVFLLLTANTQLLSLPVDVPTESSAELTPIDQVENITINVLATKPHWALDGIPFEQFTEFEHAFIKQYQQQSEAKVIIAADKTAPVQPLMALLSLLQRQQITNTQILMEQ
- a CDS encoding heme/hemin ABC transporter substrate-binding protein — its product is MLNKTKLNGFIPPKIVATTLLWAGLSAGVSAHDAEHHNEVTRLISAGAGMTELVIALDAGDELVAVDSTSQLPETFSSVEKLGYHRMLSAEGILALEPDLVLGSDAMGPETTLEVLEGADIKVVKLAGAETAEQLLSNINRLGELLDRQKQAETLKFRVAQSFDSIKQKRVSITGSDKVPSILFMLLQDDRPVRVGGEGTAADTIIKLAGGKNIADFVGYKSLSQEGVLALQPDLILISSRSESEEQSAPDKVLKQMPLLIHTPAGEHKMIHSLKAQALLGGLGLSSLEAADKLASSLIEIQKY
- a CDS encoding FecCD family ABC transporter permease, whose product is MENRAWLWPSILTFLVITCLLSIVTGPLQIAPLTSFSAVLNWATHLELGAVAPHEQLVINNVRLPRTLLAMTVGATLAQCGAVMQGLFRNPLADPGIIGVSSGAALGAAICIVLFPGSGEYSVAFGAFIAGLITTLVVYRLASSSSGTSVVLLLLSGVAIAALAGAGIGLLTYLADDMALRDLTLWQMGSIAGAQWQYVTLSLLALLLISWQFYRSSKALNALLLGEAEARHLGVEVDQLKFKLIFLCAVGVGISVAATGIIGFIGLVVPHIVRMIIGPDHKRLLPISAVLGAIILALADVGARSLVAPSELPVGLVTAMLGAPFFIFMLLKQKNRLI